In Streptantibioticus cattleyicolor NRRL 8057 = DSM 46488, a genomic segment contains:
- a CDS encoding acyl-CoA synthetase, translating into MSAPADAHLAANTNGFWRQAAADPDRTVLIAPDGTPWSAGRLHTAANRLVHALRAHGLRPGDSFAVVLPNGPEFFTAYLAAAQAGFYLVPVNHHLTGPEIAWITADSEAKVVICHQRHARAARAAADEAGLPGDRRYVVGAAEGFASYDDWLAAHPGTAPDARTAGAVMNYTSGTTGRPRGVRRPLTGRPPEEGSLGGFLGIFGVRPFDDNVHLVCSPLYHTAVLQFAAAALHLGHLVVVMDKWLPEEMLRLIERHRVTHTHMVPTQFHRLIALPEKVREGYDVSSMRHAFHGAAPCPEHIKRAMLDWWGPCVEEYYAASEGGGTFATAAEWLARPGTVGRAWPISEIAVFDDEGRRLPAGEVGTVYLTMRTGGFSYHKDAEKTRRGRIGDFFTVGDLGYLDEDGYLFLRDRKIDLIISGGVNIYPAEIEAVLLSHPGVADAAAFGVPHDDWGEEVKAVVEPAPGHRPDEELARSVLAHCEARLAAYKRPRSVDFVTEMPRDPNGKLYKRRLREPYWAGRDRAI; encoded by the coding sequence GTGTCCGCACCCGCCGACGCCCACCTGGCCGCCAACACCAACGGCTTCTGGCGCCAGGCCGCCGCCGACCCCGACCGCACGGTGCTCATCGCCCCCGACGGCACGCCGTGGTCCGCGGGGAGGCTGCACACCGCCGCCAACCGGCTGGTGCACGCGCTGCGCGCGCACGGCCTGCGCCCCGGCGACTCCTTCGCCGTGGTGCTCCCCAACGGCCCGGAGTTCTTCACCGCCTATCTCGCCGCCGCCCAGGCCGGGTTCTACCTGGTGCCGGTCAACCACCACCTGACCGGGCCGGAGATCGCCTGGATCACCGCCGACTCCGAGGCCAAGGTGGTCATCTGCCACCAACGCCACGCGCGGGCCGCCCGGGCCGCCGCGGACGAGGCCGGGCTGCCCGGCGACCGCCGTTACGTGGTGGGCGCCGCCGAGGGGTTCGCCTCCTACGACGACTGGCTCGCCGCCCACCCCGGCACCGCGCCGGACGCCCGCACCGCCGGCGCCGTGATGAACTACACCTCCGGCACCACCGGCCGCCCGCGCGGGGTGCGCCGCCCGCTGACCGGCCGTCCGCCGGAGGAGGGCAGCCTCGGCGGATTCCTCGGCATCTTCGGGGTCCGCCCCTTCGACGACAACGTGCACCTGGTGTGTTCGCCGCTCTACCACACCGCCGTGCTCCAGTTCGCCGCCGCCGCGCTCCACCTGGGCCACCTCGTGGTGGTGATGGACAAGTGGCTCCCGGAGGAGATGCTGCGGCTGATCGAACGCCACCGGGTCACCCACACCCACATGGTGCCCACCCAGTTCCACCGCCTGATCGCGCTGCCGGAGAAGGTACGCGAGGGCTACGACGTCTCCAGCATGCGGCACGCCTTCCACGGCGCCGCCCCGTGCCCGGAACACATCAAGCGGGCGATGCTGGACTGGTGGGGGCCGTGCGTGGAGGAGTACTACGCGGCCAGCGAGGGCGGCGGCACCTTCGCCACCGCCGCCGAATGGCTGGCCCGCCCCGGCACGGTCGGCCGGGCCTGGCCGATCAGCGAGATCGCGGTCTTCGACGACGAGGGGCGGCGGCTCCCGGCCGGCGAGGTGGGCACCGTCTACCTGACCATGCGCACCGGCGGCTTCAGCTACCACAAGGACGCCGAGAAGACCCGGCGGGGCCGCATCGGTGACTTCTTCACCGTCGGCGACCTGGGCTACCTGGACGAGGACGGCTACCTCTTCCTGCGCGACCGCAAGATCGACCTGATCATCTCCGGCGGGGTCAACATCTACCCCGCCGAGATCGAGGCCGTGCTGCTCTCCCACCCCGGGGTGGCCGACGCCGCCGCCTTCGGGGTCCCGCACGACGACTGGGGCGAGGAGGTCAAGGCGGTGGTCGAACCCGCCCCCGGCCACCGGCCCGACGAGGAGCTGGCCCGTTCCGTCCTCGCCCACTGCGAAGCACGGCTGGCCGCCTACAAACGCCCCCGCTCCGTCGACTTCGTCACCGAGATGCCCCGCGACCCCAACGGCAAGCTCTACAAACGGCGGCTGCGCGAGCCCTACTGGGCCGGCCGCGACCGCGCCATCTGA
- a CDS encoding nitronate monooxygenase produces MRTELSNRLGIEYAVFGFTPFPAVAAAISRAGGLGVLGAVRYGAPGELARDLDWLDAHCAGRPYGLDVVMPARKVEGVSVADIEAMIPEGHRKFVRETLAEHGVPELADGEESGWRITGWLEEVARSQLDVAFDHPVALLANALGPPPPDVVRRAREHGVLTAALAGSARHAVRHRDAGIDIVVAQGYEAGGHTGEITTMVLTPEVVRAVDPLPVLAAGGIGTGEQIAAGLALGAQGVWLGSVWLTTTEAELHSAALTRKLLAAGSGDTVRSRALTGKPARQLRTVWTDAWDAAGTPDPLPMPLQGMLVAEAVSRIQKYEVEPLLGTPVGQIVGQLDRERPVQAVFDDLTRGFERAMARLSRIAARD; encoded by the coding sequence ATGCGGACGGAGCTGAGCAACCGACTGGGCATCGAGTACGCGGTCTTCGGCTTCACCCCGTTCCCGGCGGTGGCCGCGGCGATCAGCCGGGCGGGCGGACTCGGCGTGCTGGGTGCGGTGCGCTACGGCGCCCCCGGCGAACTCGCCCGGGACCTCGACTGGCTCGACGCGCACTGCGCCGGCCGCCCCTACGGGCTCGACGTGGTGATGCCGGCCAGGAAGGTGGAGGGCGTCTCGGTGGCCGACATCGAGGCGATGATCCCCGAGGGCCACCGGAAGTTCGTCCGCGAGACGCTGGCCGAGCACGGCGTGCCCGAGCTGGCGGACGGCGAGGAGTCCGGCTGGCGGATCACCGGCTGGCTGGAGGAGGTCGCCCGCTCCCAGCTCGACGTGGCCTTCGACCACCCCGTGGCGCTGCTGGCCAACGCGCTCGGCCCGCCGCCGCCGGACGTGGTGCGCCGCGCCAGGGAGCACGGGGTGCTCACCGCCGCGCTGGCCGGCAGCGCCCGGCACGCGGTACGCCACCGGGACGCCGGCATCGACATCGTGGTGGCGCAGGGCTACGAGGCGGGCGGCCACACCGGCGAGATCACCACCATGGTGCTCACCCCCGAGGTGGTCCGGGCCGTCGACCCGCTGCCGGTGCTCGCCGCAGGCGGGATCGGCACCGGTGAGCAGATCGCCGCCGGCCTCGCGCTCGGCGCCCAGGGCGTCTGGCTCGGCTCGGTCTGGCTCACCACCACCGAGGCCGAACTCCACTCCGCGGCGCTCACCCGCAAGCTGCTGGCCGCCGGCTCCGGCGACACCGTCCGCTCCCGCGCCCTGACCGGCAAACCCGCCCGCCAACTGCGCACCGTCTGGACCGACGCGTGGGACGCCGCAGGCACCCCCGACCCGCTGCCCATGCCGTTGCAGGGCATGCTCGTCGCCGAGGCGGTCTCCCGCATCCAGAAGTACGAGGTCGAACCGCTGCTGGGCACCCCGGTCGGACAGATCGTCGGACAACTCGACCGGGAACGCCCCGTCCAGGCGGTCTTCGACGACCTCACCCGTGGCTTCGAGCGGGCGATGGCCCGGCTCAGCCGGATCGCCGCCCGCGACTGA
- a CDS encoding serine/threonine-protein kinase — MGDDGLIRERYRLIERIGRGGMGEVWRAHDEALGRDVAVKALRPYGVAADPARLDVLRERFRREARVAASLQHHGITVVHDFGEDDGLLYLVMELLHGRNLAQLLEDGERVPLPVPDVLDIAGQVAAALAYTHAHGVVHRDLKPANVVRLADGAVKICDFGIARLGHDAGFTARLTGTGTAMGTPQYMSPEQIAGDAVDHRSDLYSFGCVLYELATGTPPFDVGDAWAVLVAHRDTPPEPPRLRRPELPEAFDRLVLDLLAKDPAERPRDASVVAKRLAAIRPHDAAPGWAGRLAPGPAAPRPRPPRPAVTPLAALTGPVPRPAAHPGTLAARARLAATLRDLGRTQEALAEYEELARLAAAVLGPDHPDTLTARYEAGFCLGRLGHAAEALQRYEEVVAARTRVLGPGHPDTLRAQHGRGVNLGRLGRWTEALALAREVHAARARVLGPDHPDTLVSRREIAVALGWLGHWAQACETYQAVADARTRVLGADHPATVSAREDVANCLVRLASRQAAPEGGRASGSID; from the coding sequence ATGGGGGACGACGGGCTGATCCGGGAGCGGTACCGGCTGATCGAACGGATCGGCCGCGGCGGTATGGGCGAGGTGTGGCGCGCCCACGACGAGGCGCTCGGCCGGGACGTGGCGGTCAAGGCGCTGCGGCCGTACGGCGTCGCCGCCGACCCGGCCCGACTCGACGTGCTGCGGGAACGGTTCCGCCGCGAGGCCCGGGTGGCCGCCTCGCTCCAGCACCACGGGATCACCGTGGTGCACGACTTCGGCGAGGACGACGGGCTGCTCTACCTCGTCATGGAGCTGCTGCACGGCCGTAACCTGGCGCAGTTGCTGGAGGACGGCGAACGCGTGCCGCTGCCGGTGCCCGACGTGCTCGACATCGCCGGCCAGGTGGCCGCGGCGCTCGCCTACACCCACGCGCACGGCGTGGTGCACCGGGACCTCAAGCCCGCCAACGTGGTGCGGCTGGCCGACGGCGCGGTGAAGATCTGCGACTTCGGCATCGCCCGCCTCGGCCACGACGCCGGCTTCACCGCCCGCCTCACCGGCACCGGCACCGCCATGGGCACCCCGCAGTACATGTCCCCCGAACAGATCGCCGGCGACGCCGTGGACCACCGCAGCGACCTGTACTCGTTCGGCTGCGTGCTGTACGAACTGGCCACCGGTACGCCGCCGTTCGACGTCGGGGACGCCTGGGCGGTGCTCGTCGCCCACCGGGACACCCCGCCCGAGCCGCCGCGGCTGCGCCGCCCCGAACTGCCCGAGGCGTTCGACCGGCTCGTGCTCGACCTGCTGGCCAAGGACCCCGCCGAGCGCCCCCGGGACGCCTCGGTGGTCGCCAAGCGGCTCGCCGCGATCCGGCCGCACGACGCGGCCCCGGGGTGGGCCGGCCGGCTGGCGCCCGGCCCGGCGGCGCCCCGTCCGAGGCCGCCGCGGCCGGCCGTGACCCCGCTGGCCGCGCTCACCGGGCCGGTGCCCAGGCCCGCCGCCCACCCCGGCACCCTGGCGGCCCGCGCCCGGCTCGCCGCCACCCTGCGCGACCTGGGCCGCACCCAGGAAGCGCTCGCCGAGTACGAGGAGTTGGCCCGGCTCGCCGCCGCCGTCCTGGGCCCGGACCACCCCGACACCCTCACCGCCCGCTACGAGGCCGGCTTCTGCCTGGGCCGCCTCGGCCACGCCGCCGAGGCGCTCCAGCGGTACGAGGAGGTGGTGGCCGCCCGTACCCGGGTGCTCGGGCCCGGCCATCCGGACACGTTGCGCGCGCAGCACGGGCGCGGGGTCAACCTGGGCCGCCTCGGCCGCTGGACGGAGGCGCTCGCCCTGGCCCGGGAGGTCCACGCGGCCCGCGCCCGGGTGCTCGGCCCGGACCACCCCGACACCCTGGTCAGCCGCCGGGAGATCGCGGTGGCCCTGGGCTGGCTGGGCCACTGGGCGCAGGCGTGCGAGACCTACCAGGCGGTGGCCGACGCCCGTACCCGGGTGCTCGGCGCGGACCACCCGGCGACGGTGAGCGCCCGCGAGGACGTGGCCAACTGCCTGGTTAGGCTGGCATCGCGGCAGGCCGCGCCGGAGGGCGGGCGCGCTTCCGGGTCCATAGACTGA
- a CDS encoding acyl-CoA dehydrogenase family protein, which produces MHLRSTPQQQRLRSELRSYFAELVPENAYARHAEPARQKEFYRRTVRRLGSDGWLGVGWPTEYGGRGLTPAEQFVFFDEAAQAGVPLPLMALNTVGPTIMQFGTEEQKAYFLPRILSGEIDFAIGYSEPDAGTDLAALRTRAVRDGDTYVVNGQKIWTTNGDTADWVWLAVRTDPDAPPHKGISMLLVPTDDPGYSCTVIRTLAGHDTTASYYENVRVPVSRRVGAENEGWRLITTQLNHERVTLAAHGTMAIRALRDVRDWAARTRLDDGRRVIDLGWVRRRLAAAHVRLEAMRLLNWRMVDALQRSALTPQDASAVKVYGSEARREVYAWLMEVAAAAGPLREGSAGAVLHGELERGYRSAVIFTFGGGNNEIQREIISWIGLGMPRVRR; this is translated from the coding sequence GTGCACCTTCGAAGCACCCCGCAGCAGCAGCGCCTGCGCAGTGAACTGCGGTCCTACTTCGCCGAGTTGGTACCCGAGAACGCCTACGCCCGGCATGCCGAACCCGCCCGGCAGAAGGAGTTCTACCGGCGCACCGTCCGCCGGCTCGGCAGCGACGGCTGGCTCGGCGTCGGCTGGCCGACGGAGTACGGCGGACGCGGGCTGACCCCGGCCGAGCAGTTCGTCTTCTTCGACGAGGCCGCCCAGGCCGGGGTGCCGCTGCCGCTGATGGCGCTCAACACGGTGGGTCCGACCATCATGCAGTTCGGCACCGAGGAGCAGAAGGCGTACTTCCTGCCCAGGATCCTCTCCGGCGAGATCGACTTCGCCATCGGCTACAGCGAACCCGACGCCGGCACCGACCTCGCCGCGTTGCGCACCCGCGCGGTGCGCGACGGCGACACCTACGTGGTCAACGGGCAGAAGATCTGGACCACCAACGGCGACACCGCCGACTGGGTCTGGCTCGCGGTGCGCACCGACCCCGACGCCCCGCCGCACAAGGGCATCAGCATGCTGCTGGTGCCCACCGACGACCCCGGCTACTCGTGCACCGTGATCCGCACCCTGGCCGGCCACGACACCACGGCCAGCTACTACGAGAACGTACGGGTGCCGGTGAGCCGCCGGGTGGGCGCCGAGAACGAGGGCTGGCGGCTGATCACCACCCAGCTCAACCACGAGCGCGTCACGCTGGCCGCGCACGGCACCATGGCGATCCGCGCCCTGCGCGACGTGCGCGACTGGGCGGCGCGGACCCGGCTCGACGACGGCCGGCGGGTGATCGACCTGGGCTGGGTGCGTCGCCGGCTGGCCGCCGCCCACGTCCGGCTGGAGGCGATGCGGCTGCTCAACTGGCGCATGGTGGACGCACTCCAGCGTTCCGCGCTCACCCCGCAGGACGCCTCCGCCGTCAAGGTCTACGGCTCCGAGGCCCGCCGCGAGGTGTACGCCTGGCTGATGGAAGTGGCCGCCGCCGCGGGCCCGTTGCGCGAGGGCTCGGCCGGTGCGGTCCTCCACGGCGAGCTGGAACGCGGCTACCGCAGCGCCGTCATCTTCACCTTCGGCGGCGGCAACAACGAGATCCAGCGCGAGATCATCTCCTGGATCGGCCTGGGCATGCCACGGGTGCGCCGGTGA
- a CDS encoding metallophosphoesterase family protein, whose protein sequence is MIRVAAVGDIHMGDDSRGLLRPAFEALPQCADLLLLAGDLTRHGTVEEARVVADEVAGLAVPVVAVLGNHDYHSDQQDEITAVLADAGVTVLECGGTVLDLAGTRVGVAGTKGFGGGFAGRSGGDFGEPEMKAFIRYTKRCAEGLRGALEGLAADGCAVRVVLTHFSPVPDTLAGEPLEIYPFLGSYLLAEAIDGAGADLAVHGHAHAGSEHGLTAGGVRVRNVAQPVIRRAYAVYHVHADEAATVAAGSARC, encoded by the coding sequence ATGATCCGTGTCGCAGCCGTCGGGGACATCCACATGGGCGACGACAGCCGCGGGCTGCTGCGCCCCGCCTTCGAGGCGTTGCCGCAATGCGCCGACCTGTTGCTGCTCGCCGGGGACCTGACCCGGCACGGCACGGTCGAGGAGGCCCGGGTGGTCGCCGACGAGGTCGCCGGGCTCGCGGTGCCGGTGGTGGCCGTACTCGGCAACCACGACTACCACTCCGACCAGCAGGACGAGATCACCGCCGTGCTCGCCGACGCCGGGGTCACCGTCCTGGAGTGCGGGGGCACCGTGCTCGATCTGGCCGGCACCCGGGTCGGGGTGGCCGGCACCAAGGGGTTCGGCGGCGGATTCGCGGGGCGCAGCGGCGGCGACTTCGGGGAGCCGGAGATGAAGGCGTTCATCCGGTACACCAAGCGGTGTGCCGAGGGCCTGCGCGGCGCGCTGGAGGGGCTGGCCGCCGATGGCTGCGCGGTACGCGTCGTGCTGACGCACTTCTCCCCGGTGCCCGACACCCTCGCCGGGGAGCCGCTGGAGATCTATCCGTTCCTCGGCAGTTACCTGCTGGCCGAAGCGATCGACGGGGCCGGGGCCGACCTCGCCGTGCACGGCCACGCCCACGCGGGCAGCGAACACGGCCTGACCGCCGGCGGGGTCCGGGTGCGCAACGTGGCCCAGCCGGTCATCCGGCGCGCGTACGCCGTCTACCACGTGCACGCCGACGAGGCCGCCACGGTCGCCGCCGGATCCGCCCGGTGCTGA